One genomic region from Phragmites australis chromosome 1, lpPhrAust1.1, whole genome shotgun sequence encodes:
- the LOC133908507 gene encoding ATP-dependent DNA helicase PIF1-like, producing MSEDYCRNNSCTVAVEQMVLIDIRNMLQSMGKDIRSFPLPEIDESHDTANGVPREIFEESTIELNVEDATLSDSLNTEQRAAYDEILSAVDSDEGGVFFVDGPGGTGKTFLYKALLATIRGHNKIAVATAASGVAASIMPGGRTVHSRFKIPLSIDDGAFCSFTKQSGIAKLLRTACLIIWDEASMTKRQAVEALDNSMRDIMSRPELPFGGKTVVFGGDFRQVLPVVRKGSRAQIIDASLRRSYLWDCMRHLKLVRNMRAQSDPWFAEYLLRIGGGTEVAYGDGDVRLPDEICVSYTWEDTDLDKLIDNVFPMLDDNMSDPNYITSRAILSTRNDCVDNINMKMIGRFRGDEVVYHSFDRAEDDPHNYYPPEFLNSLTPNGLPPHVLKLKMNCPIILLRNIDPANGLCNGTRLVVRGSQRNAIDAEIVLGQHAGKRVFLPRIPLCPSDDEMFPFQFKRKQFPIRLSFAMTVNKAQGQTIPNVGIYLPESVFSHGQLYVALSRATARANIRVLAVPSNDKKKKKCSKQSGTYTMNIVYREVLTAYTRSPPLHV from the exons ATGTCGGAGGACTATTGCCGCAATAACTCATGCACAGTCGCTGTAGAACAGATGGTTTTGATAGATATCAGGAATATGCTACAATCAATGGGGAAGGACATAAGGTCATTCCCTCTTCCCGAGATCGATGAGTCACATGACACGGCCAACGGTGTGCccagggagatctttgaggagTCCACCATCGAGCTCAACGTTGAGGACGCAACTCTGTCGGACTCCCTCAACACCGAGCAGAGGGCCGCCTACGATGAGATTCTATCTGCTGTTGATAGCGACGAGGGCGGCGTGTTCTTTGTGGATGGACCTGGAGGCACCGGGAAGACTTTTCTGTACAAGGCGTTGCTCGCAACAATACGTGGGCATAATAAGATTGCTGTGGCAACAGCTGCGTCTGGTGTTGCAGCTTCCATAATGCCTGGAGGAAGAACTGTGCACTCGCGCTTCAAGATACCGCTGAGTATTGACGATGGTGCGTTCTGTAGCTTCACAAAACAGAGTGGGATTGCCAAGCTTCTGCGGACGGCTTGTCTCATTATTTGGGACGAGGCTTCCATGACAAAGAGACAGGCGGTGGAGGCTTTGGACAACAGCATGCGTGATATAATGAGCCGACCAGAACTGCCGTTCGGTGGGAAGACGGTTGTGTTCGGTGGAGATTTTAGGCAGGTCCTCCCTGTTGTCCGAAAGGGGTCAAGGGCTCAGATAATCGATGCGTCGCTGCGTAGGTCGTACCTTTGGGATTGCATGCGTCATCTAAAGCTGGTACGCAACATGAGGGCACAGAGCGACCCGTGGTTTGCGGAATACCTACTGCGCATCGGTGGTGGCACCGAGGTGGCCTATGGTGATGGAGACGTGCGTCTTCCTGATGAGATATGCGTGTCGTATACATGGGAGGACACTGACCTGGATAAACTTATAGATAACGTTTTTCCAATGCTGGATGATAATATGTCGGATCCAAACTACATCACCTCAAGAGCTATCTTGTCCACACGGAACGATTGTGTGGATAATATTAATATGAAGATGATCGGTCGCTTCCGAGGTGACGAGGTTGTGTACCATAGCTTTGATCGTGCAGAAGACGATCCCCATAACTACTACCCCCCTGAGTTTCTTAACTCGCTGACACCTAACGGGTTGCCTCCACATGTTCTGAAGCTAAAGATGAACTGCCCTATcatattacttaggaacattgACCCCGCGAACGGACTTTGCAATGGGACGAGGTTGGTGGTCCGGGGGTCCCAGAGAAATGCCATCGATGCAGAGATTGTGCTGGGGCAACATGCTGGAAAGAGGGTTTTTCTGCCTCGGATCCCCCTATGTCCCTCTGATGATGAGATGTTCCCATTCCAGTTCAAGAGGAAGCAGTTTCCTATCAGGCTCAGCTTCGCCATGACAGTCAACAAGGCACAGGGGCAGACCATCCCCAATGTCGGCATTTACCTGCCCGAGTCGGTGTTCTCTCACGGTCAGTTATACGTCGCGCTATCAAGAGCCACCGCCAGAGCGAACATCAGGGTCCTCGCCGTCCCGtctaatgacaaaaaaaaaaagaagtgctcaaagcaaagtgGTACGTACACGATGAACATCGTTTACAGAGAGGTCCTTACGGCATATACGAG GTCTCCTCCCTTGCATGTTTAG
- the LOC133908499 gene encoding uncharacterized protein LOC133908499 encodes MASSKRGGGRSPFKALTNTPNTAGDNNSNVGGSMTSDTQPPLVDAKERKRQRDRDWYVLKKDEILKKRREAYRRKKAEAAFVDVDKHQSVTFQNDQMGSGQSALPKLGCTPNARGIPNVVTESCTPISGTTKSTFFEQPTACNKENMPPGESSYWESLAHAGDFTIPSGDIHGLDNIMELTQTPSGSLGNKSASNARQSRRTCEIAHRQELTTEQIEASRARYRARYANMTPEQRQARRDRDKARYALRRNTPEKIEIMRMHQRVHYANVTPEDKQAKRDREKALKDLCRNTLSQDSIAMQNPMYVPEVVPLTVDASGPHGSTVTHDWSIPAVTDTPIYIQSACDQMPDVEIPNMAASQRSRIQRVTPGERQALLARRNEHFAKTPTKKRSDLTQESPTVCAEDINGSEPPTQSILINNEDTPATPDTNNAATPPTRPPVNDDGDDDGVIFEEDSEDEEGYMFGGEDRDINEDVEFDQADDDSASISSVPDTYDHVYSNIPPATYMLKPVENCQYCNAKKFEHETKGFCCRNGKIKLSTTDTPPELMRLWSSADADARHFRDNIRFFNGHFSFTSLYCHLDSETTDMRKHGIYTFRAHGQMYHNIRSFGRDGSEPKHLELYFYDDNPSLELRYHRCREEQYQQDKDVIRKLVGILRGNPYSEQLRSMGQVQDLDDYRVTLNLDHRLDQRTYNVPATSEVAAVWVEGSERRRQFENSVILQGKNREVYGIRSYHGCYDALSYPLFFPRGELGWHTDIPKVVCPSMR; translated from the exons ATGGCGTCTTCGAAACGAGGCGGTGGTCGTTCGCCATTCAAAGCCCTAACCAACACCCCAAACACAG CTGGTGACAACAATAGCAATGTTGGTGGATCTATGACATCCGATACACAACCACCACTCGTAGATGCAAAAGAACGTAAGAGGCAAAGAGATAGGGACTGGTATGTGCTGAAAAAAGATGAAATACTAAAGAAGCGTCGTGAAGCATATCGGCGAAAGAAAGCTGAAGCCGCATTTGTAGATGTCGATAAGCATCAATCAGTGACTTTTCAGAACGATCAAATGGGATCAGGGCAATCCGCGCTTCCCAAACTAGGATGCACTCCAAATGCAAGAG GCATCCCCAATGTTGTTACGGAGTCATGTACGCCGATAAGTGGTACGACAAAGTCGACGTTTTTTGAGCAACCCACCGCATGCAACAAGGAAAATATGCCTCCTGGCGAGAGTAGTTATTGGGAATCCCTAGCTCATGCAG GTGACTTTACTATACCATCTGGTGATATTCATGGCCTAGACAATATAATGGAATTGACTCAGACTCCAAGTGGGTCTCTAG GAAATAAGAGTGCTTCTAATGCGAGACAATCACGGCGTACTTGTGAAATTGCTCACAGACAAGAACTAACAACAGAGCAAATCGAAGCAAGCCGTGCAAGGTATAGGGCACGTTATGCAAATATGACACCAGAGCAGAGACAAGCAAGACGTGATCGTGATAAGGCTAGATACGCATTACGTCGCAACACCCcagaaaaaattgaaataatGCGCATGCATCAGAGGGTGCATTATGCAAATGTGACGCCCGAAGACAAGCAAGCAAAGAGAGATCGCGAAAAAGCATTGAAAGATTTGTGCCGCAACACTCTAAGCCAAGATTCCATTGCCATGCAGAACCCAATGTATGTCCCTGAGGTTGTGCCACTCACTGTGGATGCATCCGGTCCACATGGATCCACAGTCACACATGATTGGTCGATTCCTGCGGTCACAGATACCCCTATTTACATCCAGTCAGCTTGTGATCAGATGCCGGACGTGGAGATTCCCAATATGGCTGCCAGTCAAAGATCACGTATACAACGCGTAACACCTGGAGAAAGGCAAGCATTGTTAGCCCGTCGTAACGAGCACTTTGCAAAAACGCCAACAAAGAAACGGTCTGACTTGACACAAGAAAGTCCAACTGTATGCGCAGAAGACATCAATGGTTCAGAACCTCCAACACAATCAATCCTCATTAACAACG AAGATACCCCTGCAACCCCTGATACTAACAACGCCGCCACACCTCCAACACGGCCACCAGTTAACGACGACG gtgatgatgatggcgtCATATTCGAGGAGGACTCCGAAGATGAGGAGGGCTACATGTTCGGTGGTGAAG ACAGGGATATCAACGAGGATGTCGAATTCGATCAAGCTGACGACGACTCTGCCTCTATCTCTAGCGTACCTGATACGTACGACCACGTGTACAGCAATATACCCCCAGCCACGTACATGCTAAAGCCTGTTGAAAACTGCCAATATTGCAATGCAAAGAAGTTTGAGCATGAGACAAAGGGGTTCTGCTGCCGTAATGGAAAAATTAAATTATCCACCACAGATACACCACCCGAGCTCATGAGGCTTTGGTCGAGTGCAGATGCTGACGCTAGGCACTTTCGTGATAACATTAGGTTTTTCAATGGTCATTTCTCATTCACGTCACTTTACTGTCATCTTGACAGTGAGACCACTGATATGAGAAAACATGGTATCTACACGTTTCGTGCCCACGGCCAAATGTACCATAACATACGGTCATTCGGTAGAGATGGTTCGGAACCCAAGCACCTGGAGCTTTACTTCTACGATGATAATCccagtctagagcttcggtatCACCGCTGCCGCGAAGAGCAGTACCAGCAAGACAAGGATGTCATCAGAAAGCTGGTTGGCATACTGCGTGGCAACCCGTACTCTGAACAACTCCGGAGTATGGGACAGGTTCAGGACCTTGATGACTATCGTGTGACACTGAACCTTGACCATAGGTTGGACCAGAGAACTTATAACGTGCCGGCCACTTCAGAGGTGGCCGCTGTTTGGGTCGAGGGGAGCGAACGCCGAAGGCAGTTTGAGAATAGCGTTATCCTGCAAGGGAAGAACAGGGAAGTATATGGCATTAGGTCGTATCATGGATGCTACGATGCACTGtcataccctctcttcttccctagAGGCGAACTCGGCTGGCATACCGACATCCCAAAGGTTGTGTGTCCATCGATGAGGTGA
- the LOC133930909 gene encoding uncharacterized protein LOC133930909 gives MLFGKHLFQQFTVDTYIKIESSRLDYIWAHQKELRADLYQGLVDSLHAGERRADAIGNRTVLATSFIGGPRDKRRRYMDAMALVRKYGKPDVFLTMTCNPNWDEITRELYPGQIPQDRPDLVVRVFRAKLEELKKQLLEKDILGKVKAYVYVVEFQKRGLPHAHFLLIMLGRYKLTCPEQYDCLISTELPEKHKYPELYKMVVKHMMHGPCGVLNRDCPCTKDRPSCKNHYPRPFNATTLQGKDSYPVYRRREDGRCAMVRKHLLDNRWVVPYNPYLLRLFNCHINVEACSSIKAVKYLFKYIYKGHDRASVTVTEADKADINGNIDEIRQYRDARWVTPPEALWRIYGFELSKNSPPVMQLQLHLPNMHMVSFQEGQDIRQVVNREGAKKSMLTEYFEANRLHEHARGILYRDFSEWYTWQKGKKKKFWQRRVRETGGQVGRIVSAHPTEGERYYLRVLLNHVSGATSYDDLRMVDGEILPTFREAAERRGLIEADNTLDECLTEAELFQMPPSLRRLFATILVFCEPSDVRGL, from the coding sequence ATGTTGTTTGGCAAGCATCTTTTTCAGCAATTCACGGTCGACACATACATCAAGATCGAGAGTTCACGACTGGACTACATATGGGCTCATCAGAAGGAGTTAAGGGCGGACCTGTACCAAGGCTTGGTGGACAGCTTGCATGCCGGTGAGAGAAGAGCAGACGCTATTGGAAACCGGACTGTGCTGGCTACGTCATTTATTGGAGGACCTCGAGACAAGAGGCGTCGGTACATGGATGCTATGGCTTTAGTGCGGAAGTACGGGAAGCCAGACGTCTTCCTCACAATGACATGCAACCCAAACTGGGATGAGATCACGCGTGAACTCTATCCTGGCCAGATACCCCAGGATCGTCCGGATCTCGTTGTGCGTGTTTTCAGGGCGAAGCTAGAGGAACTAAAAAAACAGTTGCTTGAAAAGGACATTCTTGGCAAGGTGAAGGCATATGTCTATGTGGTGGAGTTCCAGAAGAGGGGCCTACCGCACGCCCACTTCCTGCTCATCATGCTGGGGCGGTACAAGCTCACATGTCCCGAGCAGTATGATTGTCTCATCTCAACCGAGCTCCCGGAGAAGCATAAGTATCCAGAGCTGTACAAGATGGTTGTAaagcatatgatgcatggcccTTGCGGTGTGCTAAACCGCGATTGCCCATGCACAAAGGACCGTCCGTCATGCAAGAATCATTATCCGCGTCCTTTCAACGCGACTACCTTACAAGGCAAGGACTCCTACCCGGTGTATCGGAGACGTGAAGATGGCCGCTGTGCGATGGTTCGAAAACACCTGCTGGATAACAGGTGGGTCGTCCCTTACAACCCTTACCTTCTGCGGCTGTTCAACTGCCACATTAATGTTGAGGCGTGCTCGAGCATAAAGGCCGTTAAATACTTATTCAAGTACATATACAAGGGCCATGATCGGGCCTCTGTGACTGTGACCGAGGCTGACAAGGCAGACATCAACGGCAACATCGATGAGATCAGGCAGTATAGAGACGCGAGGTGGGTGACCCCTCCGGAAGCCTTGTGGAGGATATACGGTTTtgaattgagcaagaactcGCCACCTGTGATGCAGCTGCAACTTCATCTCCCAAACATGCACATGGTTTCGTTTCAAGAGGGCCAAGATATTCGGCAAGTGGTAAACCGTGAAGGTGCTAAGAAGTCAATGCTGACAGAGTACTTTGAGGCGAACAGATTACATGAGCATGCGCGGGGTATCTTGTACCGGGATTTCTCCGAGTGGTATACTTGGCAGAaaggcaagaaaaaaaaattctggcaAAGAAGGGTTCGAGAAACTGGTGGACAGGTTGGTAGAATCGTGTCAGCTCATCCGACGGAGGGGGAACGCTACTATCTACGGGTTCTCCTAAACCACGTGTCTGGTGCCACCTCCTACGATGACCTAAGGATGGTTGACGGCGAGATCCTACCGACCTTTCGTGAAGCTGCAGAGAGAAGGGGCCTGATCGAAGCAGACAACACACTGGACGAGTGCCTTACGGAAGCCGAGTTGTTCCAGATGCCACCATCGCTCCGAAGGCTCTTTGCAACAATACTGGTATTCTGTGAGCCCAGCGACGTGCGAGGACTCTGA